The nucleotide window AAAAAATTAGCTATTATTTTGTAATCAGCTCTCTTTTCAATTAATAGTTTTAATAATAAAACACCATCTATACCTCCTAATGGATGATTAGATATTGTAATAAAAGAACCATCTTTAGGTATCCTTTTTAAATCTTCTTCTGGTATCTCAAACTCTATTTTACAATCGTCTAATACCCCATTTAAAAAGCTTAAATCGGATTTATCCTTATTATTATTATATATTTTGTTGATTGCTGAAATTCGTAAGATCCTGATTAATAACCAACCTATAAAAGTTCCTACAACACCAAGCTTCTCAACTCCTACAATTTTAGCAATTTCTTTAGATGTAACTAATCCCATTAATTTCTATTTGGCATAAATGCAAAGGTACGAAAAAATAGAACACAATTTTCAGCTATCTTATAACCAACTGAGCAGTTTCTGTATTTATTTGACGAATTATTGCTTCTCCTTTTTCTCTAATAGAATTGATTGCTTCATCATTAAAATGCCTAATCGTATATAATGTTACATTCTTATATGGTTTTATTAAATACATTTCTTGAAGCTCGTTGTAGAACTTCTCAAAGTTATTATATTTATCATCTACACATACAGAAAAGCTTAGAGCTGAATTCTGAATTAAGTTTACTTTCAGTTTATGTTCATGTAATTTTTTAAAAATATAGCTAATATTTTCTTCTACCATAAAAGAAAAATCTTTAGCAGAAACTGAAATCAGAATTTGATCCTTTTTAACTATAAAGCAAGAAGTTAAAGGGTTTAGTAAAACTCCTTTACTTACTTTGGTTCCTTTTTTATTTAAATCGTCAAAAGACCGTACATAAAGAGGAATATTTTTTTTCTCTAAAGGTTGAATCGTTTTAGGATGAATAACTGATGCCCCATAAAAAGCCATTTCTATAGCTTCGGTATAAGATATCTCTTCCAACAACCTTGTTTCATTAAATACTCTTGGATCAGCATTCAAAACCCCATCTACATCCTTCCATATAGTTACACTTTTAGCGTTTAAGCAATACGCAAAAATACCCGCAGTATAATCTGATCCTTCTCTTCCTAAAGTTGTAGTTTCATTATTACAACCTCCTAAAAAACCTTGAGTAATATTTAATGTATTAGTGTCTATATTTTTTTGAATTATGTCTTCTGTATTTTCCCAATTAACTTTAGCATCTCTATAATTAGAATCTGTTTTAATAAGGCTTCTAACATCAATCCATTTATTAAGAACCCCTATGCTTTTTAAATATTCGCTTACAATAGTTGTTGATAATAATTCACCATAGCCAACCATTTGATCGTAAACATAATTATAGTTTACTGAGTTATTTTGTGCCATGAAACCGCTCAATTCACCAAACAAATTGATTACTTTACTATAGACACTTGCTTGTTTATTAGTAAACAATCCTTGCAACATATTATAATGAAAGTCTCTTACAAAAGTAAAAGCTTCATTTAAATCATCTTGTTTATAATAGTAAGCATTAATTAGGGCTTCAAAAGCATTAGTCATTTTGCCCATTGCTGATATTACTACCAATGTATTTTTTGTACCTTCATGTTGTAAAACTCTTGCTACATTTTTTACAGCATCTGCATCTTTAACTGATGCTCCTCCAAATTTAAATACTCTCATTACTATTATATATAAACTCTCTTAATTTGTTTTCTTTCATCTGTACAACTTGCCAACCATCTAATATTTTGGCCCCAGTGCTTTCGTAAAAGTTAATTGCATTCTTATTCCAGTCTAACACTTCCCATGCAACTCTTTTATATCCAAAATCATGTGCAAATCTTAAAACTTCAGTATACAAAGCTTTTCCTGCACCAACTCCTCTTTTTCTTTGAGTTACCATTAAATCTTCTAAATGTATTGTTTTCCCTTTCCATGTTGAATAGCGTTCATAAAAAAGTGCCATTCCTATAATACTACCATCTTTTTCTTCAGCCACAAATGTTTTAAACTTAGGATTACTTGAAAAACCATCATTTAATAACTCTTCTTCAGTTACCTCAACTTCATTTGGTAATTTCTCAAAAACAGCTAATTCAATAATCAACTCAAGAATTGCCTTAACATCTTTTGCTTCTCCTTTTCTAATAATAAAACTCATAATTAGTATTTTTTGTAAAGATACTTTGAAAAGTTATGCTTTAAAATAAACCTAAAAATTAAAACATATCAATTTTTTTTGTTGAAAATTTTAAAATACGAAATCGTTGTAAAAACGTAAAAAAGTGGCATCTTTGTAAAACACAATTACAACATTTAACATGAATAACAATCACATGACTCTCGGTGAGTTTATTATCAGTAACCAAAATCACTTTAAATATTCATCAGGAGAATTGTCTCGTTTAATTAATTCTATTCGCTTAGCTGCCAAAGTAGTTAATCATGAAATTAGAAAAGCTGGTTTAGTTGATATAACTGGTGCATCTGGTGATATAAATGTTCAAGGTGAAACTCAACAAAAATTAGATGTTTTAGCGAATGATTTATTTAAACAAACATTAATAAATCGTGAGATAGTTTGTGGAATAGCAAGTGAAGAAGAAGATGATTTTGTTGTTGTTGAAGGAAATAATAAAGAAAACAACAATAAGTATGTGTTATTAATGGATCCTTTAGATGGTTCATCAAACATTGATGTAAATGTTTCAGTTGGAACCATTTTTTCTATTTACAGAAGAGTTTCTCCAGATGGAACTCCTGTTACTAAAGAAGATTTTTTACAAAAAGGAAGCGAACAAGTTGCTGCTGGTTATGTAGCTTATGGTACTTCTACAATGTTAGTTTTCACAACAGGTAATGGCGTTAATGGATTTACATTAAACCCAGCAATCGGTACATTTTATTTATCTCATCCAAATATGCAATATTCTGAAATGGGAAGAATTTACTCAGTTAGCGAAGGGTATTTCACTCATTTTCAAGAAGGGATGAAACGTTTTTTAATTTACTGTAAAGAATTAAACAAAGAAGATAACAGACCTTATACAGCTCGCTACATTGGATCATTAGTTTCTGACTTTCATAGAAACATGATTAAAGGTGGTATTTATATTTATCCAGCTACTGCTATTGATCCAAATGGAAAACTACGTTTATTGTACGAATGTAATCCTATGGCTTTTATTTGTGAACAAGCAGGCGGTAAAGCTTCAGATGGATTTACAAGAATTTTAGACATTAATCCTTCAGAATTACACCAACGTGTTCCTTTTTACTGTGGTAGCAAAAAAATGGTAGAAAAAGCGGAAGAATTCATGACTGAGTTTTCTAAAAATGACAAACCAACTTATTAAATAATAGTTATTATTTATACTAAAATAAATTTTGAATAGGGCAAACCATTGTTTGCCTTATTTTTTTGCGTTAAATTTACCGTCGGAAAAATATATAATTAACCTTTTAAAAATAAATAACTATGGCTTTTGAATTACCAGAATTAGGATATGCTTACGATGCTTTAGAACCAAATATAGATGCTAGAACTATGGAAATACACCATAGCAAACATCATAATGGATATACTACTAAATTAAATGCAGCTATTGCAGGAACTGATTTAGAAGGAAAATCTATTAAAGATATTTTAGTAAATTTAGACATGAATAACATGGGAGTTCGTAATAACGGAGGTGGATTTTACAACCACTCATTATTCTGGACAGTAATGAACCCTGAAGATCGTGGGTATTTATCAGGAGAATTAAAAGATGCTATTGAAGCTGAATTTGGTTCAAAAGAAGCTTTTATTGATGCTTTTTCTAAAGCTGCTGCTACTCAATTTGGATCTGGATGGGCATGGTTATGTGTACATAAAGGTGGTAAAATTGAAGTATGCTCTACTCCAAACCAAGACAACCCATTAATGCCAGGTGTTACTTGTGGAGGAACTCCTATTTTAGGATTAGATGTATGGGAACACGCATACTACTTAAACTACCAAAACCGTCGTCCTGATTATATCGATGCTTTCTTTAAAGTAATCAACTGGAATGAAGTTGAAAGAAGATATGCTGAAGCTAAATAGTTTTACTTCTTTAATAAAATAAAAAAGCACCTGAATATTCAGGTGCTTTTTTATTTTATTAAAACAACGAATTAATTAACGTACGTTGTTGGTTTTTACAATTGCTCTTTCGTTTTTCCAATCAATCCATTTTTGACCACGTAACCTCCTCATTATATTATCTACTGTACGCATTATAAATACATTATACACAGCTTTTCCTAAATTTTTAGGATTACGAGCTATCGCTCTTAAACTCATGGAGAATCCAGGTGTTATATATCGCATATAATGCCAATAGCCTTCAGGCATATATAAAACATTACCGTGCTCAAGTTCAGCCACATGCCCTTTAGCTTTCTTTAAAGCAGGCCATTTTTCAAAATCTGGATCATTAAAATCTATATCTTCTCTTGTAATTAAAGAGTTCGGTATTTTATATAAATACTTATTTTGCTTTTGATCAAACAAAATACATTTCTTTTTACCTTCAAAATGAAAATGAAAAATATTAGCTAAATCAATATCGTAATGCATAAAAGTATAAGAATCTCTTCCTCCAAAAAAAAGCATTGGCAATCCCTTCATTAACTTAAGACCAAAATCAGGAAATCTAAAATCTTTTTGTAATTGAGGTACTTCTTTTAAAACATTCCATAGAAATATCCTAAACTTAGTAGGCTCTTTTTTTAACAAATCAACATACTCCCTCATCTTCATTGTAGCATGAGGCTCGTTAAACCCATCTTTATAATTTACAGGCCTATCATCATATAAAGGTACTGTTTTATCACCAGCTATTTCTTTCATATACTCTAACGACCACTTAGAATATGCTGGCCAATCTTCAATAAAACGTTCAATTACCACAGGTTTTTGTGGTTTAAAATAATTTTTAATAAAGTCTTCTTTTGTTATAGTCTCAACTCTATCTATTTGCTGCAACTGTAATCCCATGCATCCACTTTTTTTGCAAAGCAAAGTTAATAAATAGTTATTAACTTTTTTCTAAATGATTTTGTTAAAAAAAAGCACTCATCTATAAGACAAGTGCTTGTATATTTTTGAGTTAATTAATTGTTACTGCTTACGTAACTCTAAAGCCTCTTTCTTTTTTGACTCGTTTCTCTCAATTTTATGCTCTGGTCTTGTCCATTTTGGCTTCTCTCCTAATCCTTTATATTCAGAATTATCAGCTTCTACCGTTTGAGGCTGTACTTTTTTAGTAAATGGTTTTTGAGGATTTAAACCTAACATTTCAAACATTTTCATGTCTTCACTTACATCAGGGTTAGGAGTCGTTAACAACTTATCTCCTGCAAAAATTGAATTTGCTCCTGCAAAAAAGCACATTGCCTGACCTTCTCTACTCATTTGAGTTCTACCAGCACTTAAACGCACTTGGGTTTCTGGTAATACAATACGAGTTGCTGCAACCATACGAATCATCTCCCATATTTCAACTGGTTTTTCATCTTCTAATGGTGTACCTTCTACAGCTACCAAAGCATTAATTGGTGTTGATTCTGGCTGAGGATCTAATGTAGATAGTGCTACTAACATACCAGCTCTATCTTCAACAGATTCTCCCATACCAATAATTCCTCCTGAACAAACTGTTACATTTGTTTTACGAACGTTATCTATCGTTTCTAAACGATCTTCATAACCACGTGTTGAAATTACCTCTTTATAATATTCTTCTGAAGAATCTAAATTATGATTATAAGCATATAACCCCGCTTCAGCCAATCTTTTCGCCTGATTTTCAGTTACCATACCTAAAGTACAGCAAACTTCCATATCTAACTTATTAATTGTACGAACCATCTCTAATACTTGATCAAACTCAGGGCCATCTTTTACATTTCTCCATGCAGCTCCCATACAAACTCTTGAACTACCTCCAGATTTTGCTCTAAGTGCTTGCGCCTTTACTTGATTTACTGTCATTAAATCATTTCCATCAACATTTGTATGGTACCTAGCAGCTTGAGGGCAATACCCACAATCTTCTGAACACCCTCCTGTTTTTATTGATAGTAATGTAGATACTTGTACTACATTTGGATCATGATGTACTCTATGAATAGTTGCTGCTTCATACAACAGCTCCATTAATGGTTTATTATATATAGCTAAGATTTCTTCTTTCGTCCAATTATGTCTTACTTCGCTCATAAACTTAGGTTTATTGATAGTTGTTTGAATGACCAAAAATAACTTATTTTATTTTTATAAACTCATTGAAAAGCTTATAAAATTTTTGTGATTCTTCAAGATATGGGTTACGCCCACTTTTTTCAAACACTACAAATGTTACTTCTAGCTTAAAAAGATTTATAGTTTTCTACATATTCAAGTGTAGAAACATTTATTTTGTTATTAATATAGAAACGGCATTTCCTCCAAATCCTACAGAATTAACTAGTATTTTATTAATTTTTGCAGGACACTTTTGTTTCTCAATAAAAGGAACAGAAATACCTTCTTGATGTTGCAGCATTAAAATACCTAATTCTAAGCTTAACAATCCAGAAGTTGCAAACGTATGTCCTAATTTCCATTTGTTAGAAGTTAAAAAAGGCTTATGTTCTCCAAATATTTTTTCAATTGCTTTTAGCTCTGATAAATCTCCTTTTATAGTACCTGGCGCATGCATTACTATTGCGTCAATATCTTTTGGTGAAACATCTCCTAATGCCATTTTCATAGATTTCTGAAAACATTGAGCGTCTGAAGATATTGAAATATTATGTTTTAATATTTCAGTTGCATATCCAACACCCTCAACATATGCAATTGCATTCTCTTTAATTCCTTCCTCCAAGCATATTACTGAAGCACCTTCACCAATAACCATGGTGTTGTTATTTTTTTCTAAATCTAATGTTTTACATGGATACTCATCCTCATTTTTAGCATACACTTTAAGTGCTTGCATTTGAGCAATAGTAAAATCAGTTAACGAAGCCTCACTTGCCCCAATTAAAAATTTACTTGCCATTCCAGATTGTATCCAAGCCACCCCATTTAATAATGAATGTAAGCCTGTTGAACAAGTTATTGAATGTGAAATTTCTGGTCCGCTTGTTTGTAAATCATGGGCTATCCAAGATGATATATTACCTAGTGTTGTTGTTGGCGAACTCAAAGTAGAAGACTTACCCGTTTGTAGAAATTCTTTATGGTACTTTTCAAATAAAATAGTCGCTCCTCTAGAAGAGCCAATATTTATTCCAAAATCATCATTAGCACTCCATCCTGCTTCTTTTATAGCTTTTCTAGAAACATATAAAGCATACAAAACAGATTCGTCTAAATCTTTGTATTTAGCATCTGATTTTCTTAACTTTTCTATTTGCAGCTTATCTTTCTCTTGAAGTTTAGCTACCCATGCATTAAAGTTATCAAACTCTTTAATACTTAAATGATGCTTATCATTTTTATAATTAGTCCAAATATCCTCTAACAAACTTCCTAATGCCGATACCGATGCTATAGAGGTAATTGATATACTATTTCTCAAACCTTAAAAATTTCAACAAAAATAAAACTTCTTATAGCTTTAAGCCCTATATACTATTAGAGTTTTTAGTTTTTGTAACAAATTAAACATATTTTAGTCTTATTATTAAAAATTAAGCATGGCACATCAAGAACAGAAAAGTTGGTTTAGTAGAAACTGGTTATGGTTTATACCTGTGAGCGGTTGTTTAGGCATCATTTTATTATTCATAGTTGGTATTGGCGCTGCTTTTTTTGGGGTATCTAATCTACTTAATAACGTTGCTCCTATAGAATATGGAATTGAAAAAGCTACAGAAAATAAAAAAGTGATTAACTTATTAGGTGAACCCATTGAAAAAACAGGGATTCCTAACGGAAATATTTCTTTAACTAATGATGATGGTACCGTTGACTTTTCTGTTCCAATAAAAGGATCAAAAGAGGAAGGCTTTTTAATTATAAAAGGTATTAAAACAAATGGTGAATGGACTTATGAAGAATTATACGTTCGTATAAAAAGCACACAAGAAAAGATTAACTTATTAGAAAAAGCTTTAGAGGGTATCTAAAACTTTTTCTATTGTATTATATACCTTTTCAAGTAATATCATATCAATAACATAAGGAACTTGAATATAAATTGTATTTCCAAGTGGTCTTAAAAATACTCCTTCTTTCATAAACGATTTTAATAAAATATCTCTTAAAGCTCCATAACGCTCCATATTTGTATCAATATCTATAGCTAAAATAACGCCTATTTGTCGTGTTGAATTTACTTTAGAATGTTTTTTTATTCTTTCACTAAATAATTCGTGTGCATCACTAATTTTTTTAATGTTTTGCTGAATTTCCTTCGACTCTAACAACTCAATACTAGCAATGGAAGCTGCACATGCTATTGGATTAGCGGCATAAGTATGACAATGAAAAAAACCTTTAGAAATATCACTACTTAAAAAAGCTTCATAAATGTCTTGTGTGCATGAAGTAATCCCCATTGGAACCATTCCTCCTGTCAACGCCTTACTTAAGCATATAATATCTGGTTTTGTAACCATATAGTCTGAAGCAAAATTTCTTCCTGTTTTTCCAAACCCTGTCATTACCTCATCTGCAATAGTGATAATTGATTTTGATTTACAAAAACTTAAAATTTCATTCAACCCTTCAATACTATGGATTTTCATTCCTGCTGCTCCTTGAACTAAAGGCTCATATATAAATGCTGCTACTTTATTTTCTGCAGTAATTTTTTCTAATTGCTGTAAAATGTCAGTATGATTAACTCCATTTGGAGTAGGAATACGTTTTACATCCATTAAAAACTCTTCAAAAGGTCCATTGTAAACCGAAAGTCCTGATGTTGACATAGCTCCGAAAGTATCTCCATGAAAACCGTTTTCAAAAGCAACAAATACAGTTCGTTTATCTCCCCTATTAAAATAGTATTGTAAAACCATTTTTATTGCAGCTTCAACACTGGTTGACCCATTATCATTAAAAAAAATCTTTGCTTGATTTTCAGGTAAAATGTTTATCAACTTCTCTGATAACTCAACAGCAGGAGGATGTGTAAAATCACTAAACATTATTTGATCTAACTGCTGCATTTGATGATGCACTTTGTTTATAATATAATCATTACAATGACCAAACATACAAGTATACCATGATGAAATAGCATCAATATATTCATTTCCATTTTCATCAGTTAATATACATCCTTTGGCTTTTACAATACCTAAACTATCTGGATGAGTTTGATGCTGTTTTAAGGGATGCCAAATATATTTTTTATCTCTTTCTGTTAAGCTCATAATTTATTTTTAAATTTTGCAGCGTATTCTTTAATTACATTTTCATCAAAATATGGCTCTTCATCAACTCTTCCTATTATAGGTACTCCCGTCATTTTTTTAATAATACTCTCCGTAGTTTTATGCTCAGAACCTGAAAAAACAATTGACACATCAAACCCTTTATCTTTTAACAAACCAACCGTTAATAAGGTATGATTAATACTTCCTAAATAGTGTCGAGAAACAACAACTACTTTATAAGTTGGTTTTATGATATCTAAAATTGTTTCTGAATCATTTAAAGGGACTAAAACACCGCCTGCACCTTCTATTACTAAATTATTTTTTGTTATTGGTTCTTTAATTTCATTAACATCAATAGCAACACCATCAATTTCAGCTGCTGCATGCGGGCTCATAGGCGTATGTAAAGCGTATGAATTTGGATGAAACTTAGAAATTTTATTAGATATCAGTTTTTCTACCTTTAAAGTATCAGAATTATCTAATTCTCCTGCTTGAACAGGTTTCCAGTAATCGGCTTCGAGCGCTTCTGTAATAATTGCAGAAATAACCGTTTTACCTACTTCTGTTGAAATACCTGTGACAAAATATTTATGTTGCATTAAAAAATTGTTTTACATTCATTACATATTAATTTTCTCTTTTCAAAAAAAGGAAACAACATATAAAATATACTTTTTCTTTGAGCTGGTGCTACTAAAATTCTAGAAGAATTACATTTAGTACAATGAATTTCTTTTCCATCTTTATCTTTTTCATAATCTCTAATTTCATTATAAATACTCAACCCTCTTTCTAAATCTTCATTGTGTACTAATAATTTTACACCTCCTATTGCCTGACTTATTAAAGGATCAGAATCAACAGTTTTTTCATCCATTAACATAGTTCTAATACCTTCTGAATCTAATTTAGATTTTATAAGTTGTGCTTCTGTTGAATATTCAAATACAGTTAAAATTGTATAATCATCTCTCATGCTATTTATTTTACATTACAAAGGTACTAAGGTTCTCTAAAACTTGTGTTATTTCTTTTTTAGTGTTGTAACTATGTAAACAAAAACGAAGTCTTTCTTGCCCTTCAGCTACAGTAGGAGATAAAATAGGTTTAACATCAAAGCCATTATCCTGCATTCTTTTAGATATCTGCTTTGTTTGCTCGTTTCCAGAAACAACACAACAGTGTATTGCTGACTTACTTTTTATAAAATTAAGCTGTAATCTTTCTATTTCTGTTTGAAAGTAATGTATATTTTCATGAAGTTGTTGTATGCTTTTAACCCCATTAATACTTTCAAGTAATTGATATACTTGTTTTATAGTTGCAATAGCATGAGGTGGTAATCCTGTGGTGTAAATAAAACTTCTTGAAAAATTCACTAAGTATTCTTTCAGTTTTTGACTTCCTAAAACTACAGCTCCATGGCTCCCAAGCGCTTTTCCAAAAGTTATTATTCTTGCAAAAATTTTATTTTCTAAACCTAATTCTTGTATCAAGCCACGCCCATTCATTCCAAAAACTCCAACAGAATGTGCTTCGTCAACAATAAAAAACACCTGATGACTCTCACATATTTCAACCATTTTTTTTAAATCAGGAATATCACCATCCATTGAAAAAACAGATTCTGTTACAACATATATAGCTGAATCATTATTTTTAAATTCTTTTTTTATTGATATAATTCGATCTTCTAAATGCTTTATATCATTATGGCTAAACTTATATTGTTTAGCATTAGATAATTGAATTCCATCTCTAATTGAGGCATGAATTAATTCATCATATAATATATAGTCACCACGCTGAGGAATTGAAGAGAAAACACCAAGATTTGCATTATAGCCTGAATTAAACAACAATGCTCCTTCTATATTATGAAAAACAGACAGTTCTTTTTCAACTAACGAGTACAAATCATAATTACCTGATAACAAACGGGAACCTGTTGCTCCATTTTGAATACTTTTATTAGTTACCAAAAACTGATGTGCTTTTTTAAATATCTCTTCAGACTTTGAAAACCCTAAATAATCATTAGATGAAAAATCAATTAAATTTCTATTTTCACCAAGAGACCTCAAAGAATTATTATGTATTCTTTTCTGAAGTTTTTTCTGAAGTTTTTCTGGAAAATTCATTCAACAAAAATACATGAGTTTTTTTACCTTCTTGATAATTTTTTTCTCATTATTGGTAAATACCTATTAGGTATTGAGCTTTCTTTTTTTGCGATAATTTCAAAACCCTGTTTTTTATAAAAAGAAACAGCATTCGGGTCTGCCAATAACGTCATTTCATCAACGTCAAATTTTCTTGCTTCATTAAAAGAATGTAATAACAACTGTTTCCCTATCGATTTCCCTATATAATTTGGTAACACAAACAACATTTCTAACTCAATAGATTGTTCAACTGGAGGATTTAGAGCATAAAAACCAACTACATTTGTTTCTTGAATAAATGTATAAATCATCATTTCTTCAATCATTTTAACACTAATAGTTAAATCTTTTCTCCAGCTTTCAACTTGTTCCTTAGAATACCCCCAATAAGCTTTAGAAACCAAAGCTATTTCGGTTAACAATGCTGATTCTTCTATTTTTGCTTCCTGTATCATAAAAAAGAAGCCCCACTAAAAGTGAGGCTATAAATTATTTTTTTACTATTTGTCTTATTTTTATTCTAAAAGCAGCGAATAATAATGTCATAAACGGACTCAACCAGTTAAATATAGCATAAAACGCATATTCTCCTACACCAACTCCTAAAACTCCAGATTGATAAGCACCACAAGTATTCCAAGGAATCAACACTGAAGTTACAGTACCTGAGTCTTCCAGAGTTCTACTTAAGTTTTCAGGAGCTAATCCTTTATCATCAAATGCTTTTTTAAACATTTTTCCTGGAATTACCAGTGCTAAATACTGATCAGAAGCAACAACATTTAACCCTAAACAACTAACCACTGTACTTGCAAATAATCCAAACACAGAAGATGCAATTGATAATAAGGCTTTTGTTATTTTAGCTAAAGCCCCAATAGCATCCATAATACCACCAAAAACCATAGCACAAATAATTAAGTAAATTGTCCATAACATTCCATTCATTCCTCCAGAAGAAAACAATTCAGTTAACTTTTCGTTATCTGTTTTCACTTGCGTATCTGTTAAAACAGAATTTATAATTGATTGAAATTTAGAACTAGACAAACTTGTTAATACCTCAGGCTGAAATACAAAAGCAAAAACCGCAGCTAAAAACACTCCTATTCCCAAAGCCATTAATGGTTTTGTTTTCATTAAAATCATTGCTATTACAACTCCTGGAACTAAAAATAACCATGGAGTTATATGAAAAGTGTTTTCAATAGAAACAAGAAGATTGCTTACATCAGCATTTCCAGTAGTATCAATAGTACCGCTTAAAATAGCAAAAACTATCAATGTTATAGTAATAGTTGGCACTGTTGTGTATGCCATATATTTTATATGTGTAAACAAATCAGTTCCTGCCATTGCAGGCGCTAAATTAGTAGTATCAGAAAGAGGAGACATTTTATCTCCAAAATAGGCTCCAGAAATAACAGCTCCTGCAATCATTCCTGTAGGTATACCTAAAGCGCTACCTATACCTACTAATGCAATACCTACTGTTGCAGAAGTTGTCCAAGAACTCCCAGTAGCAATAGAAATAATTGCTGCAATAATAACCGAAGCTGGTAAAAATATTGCTGGACTTAACACTTGTAATCCGTAATAAACCATAGCTGGGATAATACCACTTACTAACCATGTACCAGCTAAAGCTCCTACCAAAAATAAAATTAAAATAGGCACAAAAACACTTTTCCAGTTTTCCCATACTTCTTCCATCATTTTCTGGATTGATACTTTATTTAAAAAACCTACAATAGCA belongs to Tenacibaculum sp. MAR_2010_89 and includes:
- the bioA gene encoding adenosylmethionine--8-amino-7-oxononanoate transaminase, with protein sequence MSLTERDKKYIWHPLKQHQTHPDSLGIVKAKGCILTDENGNEYIDAISSWYTCMFGHCNDYIINKVHHQMQQLDQIMFSDFTHPPAVELSEKLINILPENQAKIFFNDNGSTSVEAAIKMVLQYYFNRGDKRTVFVAFENGFHGDTFGAMSTSGLSVYNGPFEEFLMDVKRIPTPNGVNHTDILQQLEKITAENKVAAFIYEPLVQGAAGMKIHSIEGLNEILSFCKSKSIITIADEVMTGFGKTGRNFASDYMVTKPDIICLSKALTGGMVPMGITSCTQDIYEAFLSSDISKGFFHCHTYAANPIACAASIASIELLESKEIQQNIKKISDAHELFSERIKKHSKVNSTRQIGVILAIDIDTNMERYGALRDILLKSFMKEGVFLRPLGNTIYIQVPYVIDMILLEKVYNTIEKVLDTL
- the bioD gene encoding dethiobiotin synthase; this translates as MQHKYFVTGISTEVGKTVISAIITEALEADYWKPVQAGELDNSDTLKVEKLISNKISKFHPNSYALHTPMSPHAAAEIDGVAIDVNEIKEPITKNNLVIEGAGGVLVPLNDSETILDIIKPTYKVVVVSRHYLGSINHTLLTVGLLKDKGFDVSIVFSGSEHKTTESIIKKMTGVPIIGRVDEEPYFDENVIKEYAAKFKNKL
- a CDS encoding DUF2007 domain-containing protein, which produces MRDDYTILTVFEYSTEAQLIKSKLDSEGIRTMLMDEKTVDSDPLISQAIGGVKLLVHNEDLERGLSIYNEIRDYEKDKDGKEIHCTKCNSSRILVAPAQRKSIFYMLFPFFEKRKLICNECKTIF
- a CDS encoding pyridoxal phosphate-dependent aminotransferase family protein translates to MNFPEKLQKKLQKRIHNNSLRSLGENRNLIDFSSNDYLGFSKSEEIFKKAHQFLVTNKSIQNGATGSRLLSGNYDLYSLVEKELSVFHNIEGALLFNSGYNANLGVFSSIPQRGDYILYDELIHASIRDGIQLSNAKQYKFSHNDIKHLEDRIISIKKEFKNNDSAIYVVTESVFSMDGDIPDLKKMVEICESHQVFFIVDEAHSVGVFGMNGRGLIQELGLENKIFARIITFGKALGSHGAVVLGSQKLKEYLVNFSRSFIYTTGLPPHAIATIKQVYQLLESINGVKSIQQLHENIHYFQTEIERLQLNFIKSKSAIHCCVVSGNEQTKQISKRMQDNGFDVKPILSPTVAEGQERLRFCLHSYNTKKEITQVLENLSTFVM
- a CDS encoding GNAT family N-acetyltransferase, which translates into the protein MIQEAKIEESALLTEIALVSKAYWGYSKEQVESWRKDLTISVKMIEEMMIYTFIQETNVVGFYALNPPVEQSIELEMLFVLPNYIGKSIGKQLLLHSFNEARKFDVDEMTLLADPNAVSFYKKQGFEIIAKKESSIPNRYLPIMRKKLSRR
- the nhaC gene encoding Na+/H+ antiporter NhaC yields the protein MQDDKNLSEIEIEDQKIIDNKELSLWEALIPVVILMGLLAYNIFYADGAWLGDYSNQFILLIGGGVTAIVGFLNKVSIQKMMEEVWENWKSVFVPILILFLVGALAGTWLVSGIIPAMVYYGLQVLSPAIFLPASVIIAAIISIATGSSWTTSATVGIALVGIGSALGIPTGMIAGAVISGAYFGDKMSPLSDTTNLAPAMAGTDLFTHIKYMAYTTVPTITITLIVFAILSGTIDTTGNADVSNLLVSIENTFHITPWLFLVPGVVIAMILMKTKPLMALGIGVFLAAVFAFVFQPEVLTSLSSSKFQSIINSVLTDTQVKTDNEKLTELFSSGGMNGMLWTIYLIICAMVFGGIMDAIGALAKITKALLSIASSVFGLFASTVVSCLGLNVVASDQYLALVIPGKMFKKAFDDKGLAPENLSRTLEDSGTVTSVLIPWNTCGAYQSGVLGVGVGEYAFYAIFNWLSPFMTLLFAAFRIKIRQIVKK